A window from Leptothermofonsia sichuanensis E412 encodes these proteins:
- the egtC gene encoding ergothioneine biosynthesis protein EgtC translates to MCRLLGYLGPAVELDRLLTKPEHSLVVQSYQPREMTAGLLNADGFGIGWYHPQKVTAPFTYKNTQPIWSDVNLPSLTRYIESGCVLANVRSATAGQAVDLSNCQPFQHRLILGIHNGFIANFRETLYRPIRDRLSDRAYQAIGGSTDSEHLFALVIHELEVSPGLPLAEALRRALVILDTLAADQAVSFAANLVFSDGQQLVASRFSRRSAVPSLYWLRDDPLLPQAVLIASEPLFPGNWTPFPEHSLLMVHHDLNIQIQPLSIHSC, encoded by the coding sequence ATGTGCCGCTTGCTGGGCTATCTGGGTCCTGCCGTTGAACTGGATCGACTGCTGACCAAACCCGAACACTCCCTGGTCGTCCAAAGCTACCAGCCCCGCGAAATGACCGCAGGGCTACTCAATGCCGATGGTTTTGGCATTGGCTGGTACCATCCCCAGAAAGTGACTGCCCCCTTCACCTACAAAAACACACAACCAATCTGGAGTGATGTCAACCTGCCCAGCCTCACCCGTTACATAGAATCAGGTTGTGTGCTGGCCAATGTCCGCAGTGCAACCGCTGGTCAGGCAGTCGATTTGAGCAATTGCCAGCCTTTTCAGCATCGTCTCATCTTAGGTATTCATAATGGCTTTATTGCCAACTTTCGAGAAACTCTGTACCGTCCTATCCGCGATCGCCTGAGCGACAGGGCATATCAGGCGATTGGTGGCAGTACGGACTCAGAACATCTGTTTGCTCTGGTAATCCATGAACTGGAAGTTTCCCCAGGACTGCCTCTGGCTGAGGCACTCAGGCGTGCCCTGGTGATTCTGGACACCCTGGCGGCAGACCAGGCGGTGAGCTTTGCTGCCAACCTGGTCTTCAGTGATGGGCAGCAGCTTGTGGCGTCCCGGTTTTCCAGGCGATCGGCTGTTCCCTCTCTCTACTGGTTGCGGGACGATCCCCTCCTGCCCCAGGCTGTGCTGATTGCCTCCGAACCACTTTTTCCAGGTAACTGGACTCCCTTTCCCGAACACAGCCTCCTGATGGTTCACCATGACCTCAACATCCAGATCCAACCCCTTTCAATCCACTCCTGTTAA
- the hetZ gene encoding heterocyst differentiation protein HetZ, producing MEPTFQLVFNELRLSTNASEQNCQDVATRIFREVSRICSESKRIQASGEVESWATALAKHRLHHCIHYYKLGSVRGRVELHSNLSAVVYRYITPPHTQSGYQARLTMIEDFLQNFYMEALNAFRRETQLPSTYQPTTMLELAEWMAFTERYGKRRIPLPGHRNQQLIILRAQTFSQQQPIETPVDIERAAEGAASETDNQWNAASIQQVREQMVAQEPEPTEDNLRQTVIDELITYLEERNQQDCVKYFVLRLQDLPASEIEAILELTPRERDYLQQRFKYHLIRFALSHQWELVHQWLEVDLTNNLGLTPERWQIFTARLDAPQTQILERKQQGLTDAAIAQALNSTVSQVRKQWFKILEKAWEIRNDGNS from the coding sequence GTGGAGCCAACATTTCAACTGGTATTCAACGAGTTAAGACTGTCAACCAACGCCTCTGAGCAGAACTGCCAGGACGTGGCAACCCGCATTTTCAGAGAAGTCAGCCGCATTTGCTCAGAAAGTAAGCGAATTCAAGCCTCTGGCGAAGTGGAATCCTGGGCAACAGCACTGGCAAAGCATCGGCTACACCACTGCATTCATTACTATAAACTGGGTTCCGTCAGGGGCAGGGTTGAGCTGCACAGTAACTTGAGTGCAGTTGTTTATCGCTACATTACTCCTCCCCACACCCAGTCTGGCTACCAGGCTCGGTTAACAATGATTGAGGACTTCCTCCAGAACTTTTATATGGAGGCACTCAATGCATTCCGTCGGGAAACCCAGTTGCCCTCTACCTATCAGCCCACCACAATGCTGGAGCTGGCGGAATGGATGGCATTTACCGAACGTTATGGCAAGCGCCGCATTCCACTGCCAGGGCACCGCAATCAGCAGTTGATTATTTTACGCGCCCAGACATTTTCTCAACAGCAGCCGATTGAAACGCCCGTTGACATTGAGCGGGCAGCCGAAGGAGCTGCCAGCGAGACGGACAACCAGTGGAATGCCGCATCTATTCAGCAGGTGCGGGAGCAAATGGTGGCCCAGGAGCCGGAACCCACCGAAGACAACCTGCGGCAGACGGTTATTGATGAATTGATTACTTATCTGGAAGAGCGCAACCAGCAGGACTGCGTGAAGTATTTTGTGCTGCGGCTGCAAGACCTGCCAGCCAGTGAGATTGAGGCCATTTTGGAATTAACTCCCCGAGAACGGGACTATTTGCAACAACGGTTTAAGTATCACCTGATCCGGTTTGCCCTGTCCCACCAGTGGGAACTGGTGCATCAGTGGCTGGAGGTTGACCTGACGAATAACTTGGGGCTGACTCCAGAGCGCTGGCAGATATTTACTGCCCGGTTAGATGCTCCACAGACTCAAATCCTTGAGCGGAAGCAACAGGGGTTAACCGATGCAGCGATCGCCCAGGCATTGAACAGCACGGTGAGTCAGGTTCGTAAACAGTGGTTCAAGATTTTGGAAAAAGCCTGGGAAATTCGGAATGATGGAAATTCGTAA
- a CDS encoding glycosyltransferase family 4 protein, producing the protein MTNFNKTHSVGSTATSVKSPYVSPCRVVPNRQAIALISDHGDPAAEIGKEEAGGQNVYVRRVGEALAKLGWQVDMFTRKTREDDPAIVQHSPHCRTIRLVAGPQEFIPRDQLFQYMPEFVAAFQKFQSKEGSNYPLIHTNYWMSAWVGLQLKQQSNIQLVHTYHSLGAVKYQAVKMRPAIADTRLAVERQILEQANCIVATSPQEEADLRSLVSEQGQIEVIPCGTDVDNFHTIPKVEARAKLGFKLNESIVLYVGRFDPRKGIETLVRAFAQLKQGTGDPGSGSVTPYSLTHAAHPDNLRLVIVGGSDPDHSDGQERNRIEAIVKELGIADQTDFVGRVGHDLLPLYYTAADVCVIPSHYEPFGLVAIEAMACGTPVVASDVGGLKFTVVPEETGLLVPPTHIDGFAEAIDRILSDELWARKLRRQASLRVQQNFSWTGVAARLSDLYRRLLAQSISSEIFSGNQKLIRPEAPAYVKRATVASA; encoded by the coding sequence ATGACAAACTTTAATAAAACCCACTCCGTTGGATCGACGGCGACTTCAGTCAAGTCTCCCTATGTGTCTCCCTGTCGGGTTGTCCCGAACCGGCAGGCGATTGCCCTCATCTCGGACCACGGCGATCCGGCTGCTGAGATTGGCAAAGAGGAGGCTGGTGGCCAAAATGTCTATGTCCGCCGGGTTGGGGAAGCGCTGGCAAAACTGGGCTGGCAGGTAGATATGTTTACCCGCAAGACCCGCGAAGACGATCCAGCGATTGTGCAGCATTCCCCTCATTGCCGAACGATCCGCCTTGTTGCAGGCCCCCAGGAATTCATTCCCCGTGACCAGTTGTTTCAATACATGCCCGAATTTGTGGCAGCCTTTCAGAAATTTCAGAGCAAGGAAGGTTCCAACTATCCCCTCATCCATACCAATTACTGGATGTCTGCCTGGGTAGGGTTGCAACTGAAGCAACAGAGCAATATTCAACTGGTTCACACCTATCATTCCCTGGGAGCCGTGAAGTACCAGGCAGTGAAAATGCGTCCGGCGATCGCCGATACCCGTCTGGCGGTTGAGCGGCAAATTCTGGAGCAGGCAAACTGCATTGTGGCGACCAGCCCTCAAGAAGAAGCAGACCTTCGTTCCCTGGTTTCAGAGCAGGGACAGATCGAAGTCATCCCCTGCGGTACAGACGTTGACAACTTCCATACCATCCCCAAAGTTGAAGCGCGGGCAAAACTGGGATTCAAACTGAATGAGTCAATTGTTCTCTATGTCGGTCGATTTGACCCCCGCAAGGGAATTGAAACCTTAGTCCGTGCCTTTGCCCAATTAAAGCAGGGCACCGGGGATCCGGGATCCGGGTCAGTTACCCCCTATTCCCTGACTCATGCTGCACACCCCGACAATTTGCGTCTGGTGATTGTGGGGGGAAGTGACCCTGATCATTCTGACGGACAGGAGCGAAACCGGATTGAAGCGATTGTGAAGGAATTGGGAATTGCTGACCAGACAGATTTTGTCGGTCGAGTGGGGCATGACCTTTTGCCGCTCTACTACACCGCCGCAGATGTGTGTGTCATCCCCAGCCACTATGAGCCATTTGGACTGGTGGCGATCGAGGCAATGGCTTGTGGAACGCCAGTCGTTGCTTCCGATGTCGGTGGTTTGAAGTTCACAGTTGTCCCGGAAGAAACTGGACTGCTGGTGCCACCGACTCACATCGATGGCTTTGCGGAAGCCATCGATCGAATTTTGTCTGATGAGTTGTGGGCCAGGAAACTGAGACGGCAGGCTTCCCTGCGGGTGCAGCAAAACTTTAGCTGGACGGGGGTGGCTGCCCGCCTGAGTGACCTGTATCGCCGCTTACTGGCACAGTCCATTTCTAGCGAAATATTCTCAGGCAACCAGAAGCTGATCCGTCCAGAAGCCCCTGCTTATGTTAAGCGGGCAACGGTGGCATCGGCTTAA
- a CDS encoding FAD-dependent hydroxylase — translation MTLDSLVTPSISQAATQTEVQAQMAPQKSIDYDLVIVGGGLVGLTLACALKDSGLQIAVVEAKPESAAVARGQAYHINLLASQIFQGIGVWDTMRPDVNPIEQIRLSDAGYGGVVQFCQQDLNTDVLGYVAEHRVLLKALQNFLNQCSNVTYLCPAELVDVVYGAETVELKLRQAGDCQQVRARLLVAADGARSPIRQQAGIATRGWQYWQSCVVAFIQPEKSHQNVAYERFQPEGPFAILPLPNNLCRIVWTAPRAEAESILALDEAQFLTELKRRYGDQMGDLSLVGDRYLFNVQLMHSSRYTLPRLALIGDAAHCCHPVGGQGVNLGIRDGAALAEILQAAHQQGQDIGDLAVLRQYERWRKVENLTILGFTDLLNRLFSNRFLPLLLLRRLGLLVMQTVPPVKVIALRLMTGLLGRPPALVQR, via the coding sequence ATGACGCTGGATTCGCTGGTCACTCCGTCCATTTCCCAGGCTGCGACGCAAACTGAAGTTCAGGCTCAGATGGCTCCACAAAAATCCATTGACTATGACCTGGTGATTGTGGGAGGGGGTCTGGTTGGCCTGACCCTTGCCTGTGCCCTCAAGGATTCTGGCTTGCAAATTGCGGTGGTGGAAGCGAAACCGGAATCGGCGGCGGTTGCCAGAGGGCAGGCTTATCATATTAATTTGCTGGCCAGCCAGATTTTTCAGGGAATTGGGGTGTGGGACACCATGCGCCCGGACGTCAATCCCATCGAGCAAATTCGCCTTTCGGATGCGGGGTATGGAGGGGTAGTGCAGTTCTGCCAACAGGATCTGAATACAGATGTGCTGGGGTATGTGGCAGAGCATCGCGTTTTGCTGAAAGCCTTACAGAACTTTCTGAATCAGTGCTCCAACGTGACTTACCTGTGTCCAGCGGAACTGGTGGATGTCGTTTACGGTGCAGAGACCGTTGAGTTGAAGCTAAGACAGGCGGGTGACTGTCAGCAGGTGCGTGCTCGTCTGCTGGTTGCCGCCGATGGAGCGCGATCGCCGATTCGGCAGCAGGCGGGCATTGCGACCCGTGGCTGGCAATACTGGCAGTCCTGTGTGGTTGCCTTCATTCAGCCAGAAAAGTCCCATCAAAATGTAGCCTATGAGCGGTTTCAGCCAGAAGGTCCATTCGCTATTTTGCCCTTACCGAATAACCTCTGTCGGATTGTCTGGACGGCTCCCCGTGCTGAGGCAGAGTCCATTCTTGCCCTGGATGAGGCGCAATTTCTTACAGAACTGAAGCGGCGTTACGGGGACCAGATGGGGGACCTTTCCCTGGTGGGCGATCGCTATCTGTTTAATGTGCAGTTGATGCATAGTAGCCGCTATACGCTGCCCCGTCTGGCGCTGATTGGGGACGCAGCTCACTGTTGCCATCCGGTGGGTGGGCAGGGTGTGAATCTGGGGATTCGGGATGGGGCGGCACTGGCAGAAATTTTGCAAGCCGCGCATCAACAGGGTCAAGACATTGGCGATCTGGCCGTGCTCAGACAGTATGAGCGCTGGCGTAAGGTCGAAAACCTGACTATCCTGGGTTTTACAGATCTCCTGAATCGTCTGTTTTCCAACCGGTTTTTGCCGTTATTGCTTTTACGTCGTCTGGGGCTATTGGTAATGCAAACGGTGCCACCAGTGAAGGTCATCGCCCTGCGGTTGATGACGGGGTTGCTGGGGCGTCCGCCAGCCCTGGTTCAGCGATGA
- the moaC gene encoding cyclic pyranopterin monophosphate synthase MoaC, translated as MSQISDPFFSQGQGQDKQLALAGLASPSFSLSHLDAQGQAQMVDVSAKAQTVRRAVAEGQVRMLRETFEAIAAGNAPKGDVLGTARLAGIMAAKQTAQLIPLCHPLPLQKVEVQLFPDADLPGYRIRAEVKTKAETGVEMEALTAVSVAALTLYDMAKALEKSIQIEQIRLVSKLGGKSGDWRRKE; from the coding sequence ATGTCACAAATTTCTGATCCGTTCTTTTCTCAAGGACAGGGGCAGGATAAGCAGCTAGCATTGGCTGGCCTAGCATCTCCCTCTTTTTCCCTGTCCCATCTCGATGCTCAGGGGCAGGCACAGATGGTAGATGTTTCTGCTAAGGCCCAGACGGTTCGCCGGGCGGTGGCTGAAGGGCAGGTACGTATGTTAAGGGAGACCTTTGAGGCGATCGCAGCAGGCAATGCTCCCAAAGGCGATGTTTTGGGAACGGCAAGGCTGGCTGGCATCATGGCAGCAAAACAAACCGCTCAACTGATTCCACTCTGTCATCCATTGCCGTTACAGAAAGTGGAGGTGCAGTTATTCCCTGATGCTGATCTGCCCGGCTATCGGATTCGGGCAGAGGTCAAAACGAAGGCGGAAACTGGAGTGGAAATGGAGGCGCTGACGGCTGTTTCGGTGGCAGCCCTGACCCTGTATGACATGGCGAAAGCACTGGAAAAATCCATTCAGATTGAGCAGATTCGCCTGGTCAGCAAATTGGGCGGAAAATCAGGGGACTGGAGGAGGAAGGAGTGA
- the egtB gene encoding ergothioneine biosynthesis protein EgtB gives MPSFSACAAQPLPSAASRRSQIYKEMLQCRQLTLDLFEGIDHDTLTRQAHADFSPIGWHLGHIAYTESLWLLEHCAGQPCQFPQYRRLFAADGLPKAERVKLPSLEEIQAYLARIREAVFRYLEVAPLEQEERLWRFLLQHESQHAETIAIVLELLRIQDSSLFPFSSLPPPPSSFLSPPPSPLPDMVFIPAGDFTCGSASMDALDNERPAHVVYLDSYWIDRYPVTCGQYRLFMEAGGYQQACWWSAAGWEWLQSAQVSQPLYWKGDPEWDDHPVCGVSWYEADAYARFAGKRLPTELEWEKAARWHPEPTPAEPALREEVGSGSERCNHSHQIGQTTPVTHYPAGKSPAGCYDMLGNVWEWTSSWFAGYEGFEPYPYRGYSQVYFDHQHRVLRGGSWATRPWALRASFRNWYHPQVRQILAGFRCAAGDEGGAE, from the coding sequence GTGCCGTCCTTTTCTGCCTGCGCCGCGCAGCCCTTACCATCCGCTGCCAGCCGCCGCTCTCAGATTTACAAGGAGATGCTTCAGTGTCGCCAGTTGACCCTTGATCTTTTTGAAGGGATTGACCACGACACACTGACCCGTCAGGCTCATGCTGATTTCAGCCCCATTGGCTGGCACCTGGGACACATTGCCTATACTGAATCTCTCTGGCTGTTGGAACACTGTGCCGGGCAACCCTGCCAGTTCCCCCAGTATCGCCGTCTGTTTGCAGCAGATGGTTTACCCAAAGCAGAACGGGTGAAGCTGCCGTCTCTGGAAGAAATTCAGGCGTATTTAGCCCGAATCAGAGAAGCGGTATTCAGGTATCTGGAAGTTGCTCCCCTTGAGCAAGAGGAAAGGCTATGGCGGTTTCTGCTGCAACATGAAAGCCAGCACGCAGAGACGATCGCGATCGTGCTGGAACTACTCAGAATACAGGACTCCTCCCTCTTTCCTTTCTCCTCTCTCCCCCCCCCTCCCTCCTCTTTTCTCTCTCCTCCCCCCTCCCCCCTTCCTGACATGGTATTCATCCCGGCGGGCGACTTCACCTGTGGCAGTGCCTCAATGGATGCCCTGGACAATGAACGTCCAGCCCATGTGGTTTACCTGGATTCTTACTGGATCGATCGCTATCCCGTCACCTGTGGGCAGTACCGCCTGTTTATGGAAGCAGGGGGCTATCAACAGGCGTGCTGGTGGTCAGCCGCCGGATGGGAATGGTTACAATCGGCTCAAGTCAGTCAGCCCCTTTACTGGAAAGGGGATCCTGAATGGGACGACCATCCAGTCTGTGGAGTCAGTTGGTATGAAGCTGACGCCTATGCTCGTTTTGCAGGAAAACGCCTACCCACTGAATTGGAGTGGGAAAAAGCTGCTCGCTGGCATCCAGAACCCACTCCAGCCGAGCCTGCCCTCCGGGAGGAGGTCGGATCAGGGTCTGAGCGATGCAATCACAGTCATCAGATTGGGCAGACCACCCCGGTGACACACTATCCCGCTGGCAAAAGTCCTGCTGGCTGCTATGACATGCTGGGTAATGTCTGGGAGTGGACGTCTTCCTGGTTTGCTGGCTATGAAGGATTTGAACCTTACCCCTATCGGGGTTACTCCCAGGTTTATTTTGACCATCAACACCGGGTGTTAAGAGGTGGCAGTTGGGCTACACGCCCCTGGGCACTGCGGGCATCATTCCGCAACTGGTATCATCCCCAGGTCCGCCAGATTTTGGCGGGATTTCGGTGTGCAGCAGGGGACGAGGGTGGTGCTGAATAA
- a CDS encoding glycosyltransferase family 4 protein, with protein sequence MRIAQIAPLWERVPPPAYGGVELVVGHLTDELVRRGHDVTLFASGDSITLAKLESVYPRAIRLDPTVKEYSIYEMLELSRVYERAAEFDIIHSHVGCAALPYAALVKTPTVHTLHGVFTPDNEKLYTHARQQPYVSISNAQREPRLGLNCVATVYNGIEPSRYVFHPKPSDPPYLAFLGRLSPEKGPHLAIEIAKQAGWQLKLAGKVDKVDQTYFEQSIKPHIDGEQIIYLGEANHEQKSVLMGNAVATLFPITWREPFGLVMIESMATGTPVIAMELGSTSEIIAHGKSGFLCHSVEECVSAIAEAARLDRLACREHVIQNFSVQQMVDGYEAVYQQILAERFSRNGQVYEFAGSVSQRHE encoded by the coding sequence ATGCGGATTGCTCAGATTGCCCCTCTATGGGAGCGGGTTCCGCCTCCCGCCTATGGCGGTGTAGAACTGGTCGTCGGGCACTTAACAGATGAGCTTGTTCGCCGGGGGCATGATGTCACGCTGTTCGCATCGGGGGATTCTATTACCCTCGCCAAGCTTGAGTCGGTCTATCCCCGCGCGATTCGGTTAGATCCGACGGTCAAGGAATACAGCATTTACGAAATGCTCGAACTGAGCAGAGTTTATGAGCGGGCAGCAGAATTTGATATCATCCATTCCCATGTGGGCTGCGCGGCTCTGCCTTATGCGGCTTTAGTGAAAACCCCAACAGTTCACACGTTGCATGGGGTTTTTACACCCGACAATGAGAAGCTCTATACCCATGCCCGTCAGCAGCCCTATGTCAGTATTTCCAATGCTCAACGAGAACCCCGGTTGGGGCTGAACTGTGTTGCCACCGTTTACAACGGGATTGAGCCATCCCGATATGTTTTCCATCCCAAACCCAGCGATCCACCTTACCTGGCATTTCTGGGGCGGCTGTCTCCTGAGAAAGGCCCCCATCTGGCGATTGAAATTGCCAAACAGGCAGGCTGGCAGTTGAAGCTGGCAGGGAAGGTGGATAAGGTTGACCAGACGTATTTTGAGCAATCCATCAAGCCTCACATTGATGGTGAGCAAATTATTTACCTGGGTGAAGCGAACCATGAGCAGAAGAGTGTGTTGATGGGTAATGCCGTTGCCACTCTGTTTCCCATCACCTGGCGGGAACCGTTTGGGCTGGTGATGATTGAATCCATGGCCACTGGCACCCCGGTGATTGCAATGGAGTTAGGTTCAACCTCGGAAATCATTGCCCACGGGAAGTCCGGATTCCTTTGCCATAGCGTTGAAGAGTGCGTCAGCGCGATCGCTGAAGCTGCCCGGCTTGATCGCCTTGCCTGCCGCGAACACGTGATTCAGAACTTTAGTGTTCAACAGATGGTGGATGGCTATGAAGCAGTGTATCAACAAATTTTGGCAGAACGGTTCAGTCGAAATGGTCAGGTTTACGAGTTTGCAGGTTCAGTAAGTCAGCGTCATGAGTAA
- a CDS encoding transglutaminase TgpA family protein — translation MSGLLQAERIRSLPIVGRWWQRMEAQPPPETEESIWLRVLAQAMVLVGIVATDVAASTSMSVWAIPLSMVGAYWSWYRRHQKNIAAKFLIAIGMLLALAAFFVGLRAELNDTRLVLAELLVQLQVLHSFDLPRRKDLGYSMAIGLILIGVASTLSQTMTFGLLLLLFLAIALPVLVLDYRSRLGLLGTLHRSPLKQAGLSPRRLGTFLVVTLALGLVIFACLPRLPGYQIRTFPVSAPRQEIFDDNSQIINPGYVRQGDATKGNGVGGNRGNEGMGPGELDEDFYYGFNNRINQNLRGTMKPKVVLRVRSQAEGFWRVLAFDRYLGQGWEISRNDETETVTRPGWSYQFFLPRPPTLNRTREVVQTYTVVSELPNLIPSLMQPKELFFPTQQVALDPEGNLRSPLGLLEGLTYTVISEVPYRDRTRLQQAPTNYSNTIRKYYLEVPSPITAKIRKQTEELLATSPRPITSAYEKALFLAQALKQRYSLQPELPFLKPDEDLVEAFLFKYKGGYPDHFSTTLTIMLRSIGIPARMAVGFAAGEFNPFTGLYVVRNTDAYAVTEVFFPRFGWFAFDPIPGHELIPPSIEEDQTFSVLQQFWQWVAGWLPTPLTSGISRLFSFLFGMVIGGITWLYQLLTRGWVGLFTGLIGAIALGFFGWLTWKGWRGWRYQRWLSQLAPMERLYRQMLDWQAARGFRKHPADTPLEYARQSWEHQPAKRATVITEISEAYVRWRYGREAPDLGYLKRRLYVLKQRR, via the coding sequence ATGTCTGGTTTATTGCAAGCAGAGCGAATCCGATCGCTGCCTATTGTGGGTCGCTGGTGGCAGCGAATGGAAGCCCAACCACCGCCTGAAACTGAAGAGTCGATCTGGCTGCGGGTGCTGGCACAGGCGATGGTGCTGGTTGGCATTGTGGCAACCGATGTGGCGGCATCTACATCAATGAGTGTCTGGGCGATACCCCTCAGTATGGTGGGTGCTTACTGGAGCTGGTATCGCCGGCACCAAAAAAATATTGCAGCAAAGTTTTTAATTGCAATTGGGATGCTGCTGGCGCTGGCAGCATTTTTTGTAGGGCTGCGGGCAGAGTTAAATGACACTCGCCTGGTGCTGGCAGAACTCCTGGTGCAACTTCAGGTACTGCACAGCTTTGACCTGCCACGCCGGAAGGATCTGGGTTACTCGATGGCGATCGGGCTGATCCTGATTGGAGTTGCCAGTACCTTGAGTCAGACAATGACTTTTGGGCTGCTGCTGCTATTATTTCTGGCGATCGCACTGCCGGTCTTGGTGTTGGATTATCGCTCCCGCCTGGGGCTACTGGGAACCCTCCACCGCTCCCCATTGAAGCAGGCGGGGCTTTCCCCCAGGCGTCTGGGAACCTTTCTGGTGGTGACGCTGGCCCTGGGACTGGTAATTTTTGCCTGTCTGCCCCGGTTACCCGGCTACCAGATCAGAACCTTCCCAGTCAGCGCTCCCCGCCAGGAAATATTTGATGATAACTCCCAGATTATTAATCCAGGTTATGTCAGGCAGGGGGACGCGACCAAAGGAAATGGAGTCGGGGGTAACCGGGGCAATGAGGGCATGGGACCCGGCGAACTGGATGAGGATTTTTACTACGGCTTTAACAATCGCATCAACCAAAACCTGCGGGGCACCATGAAGCCAAAGGTGGTGCTGCGGGTGCGGTCGCAGGCAGAGGGATTTTGGCGGGTGCTGGCGTTTGACCGATATCTGGGACAGGGCTGGGAAATTTCCCGCAATGACGAGACAGAGACGGTCACTCGTCCCGGCTGGTCCTATCAGTTTTTCTTACCCCGACCACCCACCCTGAACCGCACCCGCGAAGTGGTGCAGACCTATACGGTGGTGTCAGAACTGCCAAACCTGATCCCGTCCCTGATGCAGCCCAAGGAACTATTTTTTCCAACCCAACAGGTTGCGCTTGATCCGGAGGGTAATTTGCGATCGCCCCTGGGACTCCTGGAGGGATTAACCTACACGGTCATTTCGGAGGTGCCCTACCGCGATCGCACCCGCCTGCAACAGGCTCCCACTAACTACTCCAACACCATTCGCAAATATTACCTGGAAGTCCCCTCCCCGATAACGGCCAAAATTCGGAAGCAGACGGAAGAGTTGCTGGCAACTTCTCCCCGCCCCATTACGTCCGCCTACGAGAAGGCACTGTTTCTGGCACAAGCATTGAAGCAACGGTACTCCCTCCAACCAGAGTTACCTTTCCTGAAGCCAGATGAAGACCTGGTCGAGGCGTTTCTGTTCAAATACAAAGGGGGCTATCCTGACCACTTTTCAACCACACTGACCATCATGTTGCGCTCAATTGGCATCCCGGCGCGAATGGCCGTTGGGTTTGCTGCCGGTGAATTCAACCCCTTCACTGGTTTGTATGTGGTCCGCAACACTGATGCCTACGCGGTCACAGAGGTGTTTTTCCCCCGCTTTGGTTGGTTTGCCTTTGACCCGATTCCGGGGCATGAATTAATTCCCCCCTCGATTGAAGAAGATCAGACGTTTAGCGTCCTGCAACAGTTCTGGCAATGGGTGGCGGGCTGGTTGCCCACGCCCCTGACGAGTGGAATCAGTCGTCTGTTTAGCTTCCTGTTTGGGATGGTGATTGGCGGCATTACCTGGTTGTATCAGCTATTGACCCGCGGCTGGGTTGGTTTATTTACAGGATTAATTGGGGCGATCGCCCTGGGGTTTTTCGGCTGGCTCACCTGGAAAGGCTGGCGCGGCTGGCGTTATCAGCGATGGTTGTCACAACTTGCTCCAATGGAACGGCTCTATCGTCAAATGCTGGACTGGCAGGCAGCCCGTGGTTTCCGCAAGCACCCGGCTGACACTCCCCTGGAGTATGCCAGACAATCCTGGGAACACCAGCCTGCAAAGCGAGCGACGGTGATCACAGAAATTTCTGAAGCCTATGTCCGCTGGCGTTACGGTAGGGAGGCTCCCGATCTGGGGTATCTCAAACGGCGTTTGTATGTCCTGAAACAGCGGCGTTAA
- a CDS encoding ABC transporter ATP-binding protein — MLKIERLKKTYGNQPVLQDLSLAIAPGEIYGLLGPNGAGKTTTINILCHLLRADGGTVEINGQPISERTKQVIGVAPQENLLYRTLTCEENLSFFASLYGLSGRQKRQQVQICLEMVGLTEWAKCPAESLSGGMQRRLSLAIALIHQPEFLILDEPTTGLDLEARYDVWEWIRQQQQEGITILLTTHLLDEAERLCQRIGILKQGRLLAQGTLEELRQWIPAQEVILVKTGAEERAIARARELGFTHRHYGNELAFWIPQSLELKDILDRFDGIPIDSIARQPVKLEHIYLEVTR, encoded by the coding sequence GTGCTAAAAATTGAACGGCTGAAGAAGACTTACGGCAATCAGCCAGTGTTGCAGGATTTGAGTCTGGCGATCGCGCCCGGTGAAATTTACGGGTTATTGGGACCCAATGGGGCAGGCAAAACCACAACGATTAATATTCTCTGCCATTTGCTGCGGGCGGATGGCGGCACAGTTGAAATTAACGGGCAGCCTATTTCGGAACGGACAAAGCAGGTGATTGGGGTCGCCCCTCAGGAAAATCTGCTTTACCGAACGCTGACCTGTGAGGAAAATCTCAGCTTTTTTGCCAGTCTCTATGGTTTAAGTGGGCGGCAGAAACGGCAGCAAGTGCAGATTTGCCTGGAAATGGTAGGTTTGACTGAGTGGGCGAAATGTCCAGCAGAAAGTCTGAGTGGTGGGATGCAGCGACGGCTGAGTCTGGCGATCGCCCTGATTCACCAACCTGAATTCCTGATTCTGGATGAACCGACGACTGGCTTAGATCTGGAAGCCCGGTACGACGTGTGGGAGTGGATCCGGCAACAGCAACAGGAGGGCATTACCATCCTGCTCACGACTCACCTGCTGGATGAAGCAGAACGGCTGTGCCAGCGGATTGGAATTCTGAAGCAGGGGCGGCTGCTGGCACAGGGCACCCTGGAAGAACTGCGCCAGTGGATCCCTGCCCAGGAAGTCATTCTGGTCAAGACCGGAGCAGAGGAGCGGGCGATCGCCCGTGCCCGGGAACTGGGCTTTACCCATCGCCACTATGGCAACGAGCTTGCCTTCTGGATACCCCAATCCCTTGAATTGAAGGATATTCTCGACCGGTTTGACGGCATCCCAATTGACTCGATCGCTCGCCAGCCAGTCAAACTGGAACACATTTATTTAGAAGTGACCCGTTAG